A stretch of Chitinophagales bacterium DNA encodes these proteins:
- a CDS encoding T9SS type A sorting domain-containing protein, whose protein sequence is MKNFFLFLLILPFIFNNGLAQVPSIAWQKTFGGSGNDIMQDIYPTSDGNYIMLGLTSANDGDVNCETKGKHDTWVVKMDPAGTILWQHCYGGTKEEGNPNSKIIQTSDGGYLFETETWSNDVDVVGHHDLSDAWTVKLDSIGNIQWSRSYGGYNWDVPRNILELPGHQYLIMSRSTSSDGDVPPSIDSSDFDAWIFIVDSIGNILTNKIYGGTGNDDLYTAIFNSDGNLSLFGLTSSNDGDLAGMNVDSTEGWMLKIDLSGNILSNHVYGGAYTQSFLDAITTEDAGYLAVGESNNPAPVNFGSYHGEADFWAVKLDSIGNIQWQGLYGGSANETFRRVKKAFGTKGYFLAGTSTSIDGDVSAPNPRIGRNYWIAEINSEGTFDWGLALGGSQADYCYSITEDGICVGGTYSNDGDITDLDGDADGWVVQLSYPTAIHLNSELLNQVKIFPVPAQNIITVQSAERSNESTITVTNVCGKTIFSKRLSSGQVQIDVSKWPAGIYYLSSSDSFGKQYSVSHFEIIR, encoded by the coding sequence ATGAAAAACTTTTTTCTGTTTTTATTAATTCTTCCTTTTATTTTTAATAATGGTCTTGCGCAGGTTCCTTCTATTGCCTGGCAAAAAACATTTGGAGGTTCTGGTAACGATATCATGCAGGATATCTATCCTACCTCAGATGGGAACTACATCATGCTGGGCCTTACTTCAGCAAATGATGGTGATGTGAACTGTGAAACAAAAGGCAAGCACGATACGTGGGTGGTAAAAATGGATCCTGCCGGAACCATCCTCTGGCAGCATTGCTATGGCGGAACAAAAGAGGAAGGAAACCCGAATTCAAAAATTATTCAGACAAGCGATGGCGGCTATCTCTTTGAAACAGAGACCTGGTCCAATGATGTAGATGTAGTCGGTCATCATGACCTCAGCGATGCGTGGACGGTGAAGCTTGATTCTATAGGCAATATACAATGGTCACGGTCTTACGGTGGCTATAATTGGGATGTGCCCCGCAATATCCTGGAGTTGCCAGGTCACCAGTATTTAATAATGTCACGTTCAACTTCGTCTGATGGCGATGTTCCGCCGAGTATTGACTCCTCTGATTTTGATGCATGGATATTTATTGTGGATAGTATTGGAAATATTCTCACCAATAAAATATATGGTGGAACCGGTAATGATGATTTATACACTGCTATTTTTAACAGTGATGGAAATTTAAGCTTATTTGGTCTTACTTCTTCAAACGATGGTGATCTTGCCGGAATGAATGTAGATTCCACAGAAGGGTGGATGCTTAAAATTGATCTTTCCGGAAATATTTTATCAAATCATGTCTATGGTGGTGCTTACACCCAGTCATTCCTGGATGCTATTACTACAGAGGATGCTGGTTATTTAGCTGTAGGAGAATCTAATAACCCAGCACCGGTTAACTTTGGAAGTTATCATGGGGAGGCAGATTTCTGGGCAGTTAAACTGGATAGTATTGGTAATATACAATGGCAGGGGTTATATGGAGGTTCAGCTAATGAAACTTTTCGAAGGGTAAAAAAAGCTTTCGGCACTAAAGGGTATTTTCTTGCAGGAACTTCTACTTCCATTGATGGGGATGTTTCAGCACCAAATCCCAGAATAGGCCGTAATTACTGGATTGCAGAAATAAATTCTGAAGGTACTTTTGATTGGGGGCTTGCATTGGGAGGGTCGCAAGCTGATTACTGCTATTCTATAACGGAAGACGGCATCTGCGTTGGCGGTACTTATTCCAATGACGGCGATATTACAGATTTGGATGGTGACGCAGATGGATGGGTGGTTCAGCTTTCATACCCCACCGCAATTCATTTAAATTCAGAACTATTGAATCAGGTTAAAATCTTTCCAGTTCCCGCGCAAAATATAATTACTGTGCAGTCAGCAGAAAGAAGTAATGAAAGTACTATCACGGTTACAAATGTTTGTGGGAAGACTATTTTTTCAAAAAGATTAAGTTCAGGCCAGGTTCAAATTGATGTAAGCAAGTGGCCAGCAGGAATTTATTATTTGTCAAGCAGCGATTCCTTTGGTAAGCAATATTCCGTATCTCATTTTGAAATTATACGATAG
- a CDS encoding NADP-dependent malic enzyme (NADP-dependent; catalyzes the oxidative decarboxylation of malate to form pyruvate; decarboxylates oxaloacetate), with protein MAVKISKQDALNYHSKGRPGKIEVVATKATKTQRDLALAYSPGVAEPCLEIAAVKEKVYDYTAKGNLVAVITNGTAVLGLGDIGPEASKPVMEGKGILFKIFADIDVFDIELNTKDIDEFVDVVKALEPTFGGINLEDIKSPDCFEIEYRLRKEMNIPVMHDDQHGTAIISAAALLNALELVKKDIQNIKVVVSGAGASALSCAQLYMDMGVQSENIVMLDRSGIIRVDRENLDDYKKPFATHRNINTLEEALQDADVFLGLSKGNIVSKEMVKKMGKNPIIFALANPDPEIPYDDALEARPDAIIATGRSDYPNQVNNALGFPFIFRGALDVRASEINEEMKLAAVRALANLAKKPVPDIVNLAYNEKSISFGKDYIIPKLIDPRLLTELSPAVAKAAIHSGVARRIITDWEEYANELSKRLGTDESILRVMVNKAKRDPKRVVFAEADTYKICKAAQIVRDEGIARPILLGSKKKIKEIIEQNKLDLQDLPIIDPRDPELENVRTEYGNYLFEKRKRKGLTCYESKKLMVERNYFGAMMVLNGEADALISGLTRNYAQTIRPGITNNRDGRRSR; from the coding sequence ATGGCGGTTAAGATCAGCAAGCAGGATGCTTTGAATTATCACAGTAAAGGCCGTCCCGGGAAAATTGAAGTCGTTGCAACTAAAGCTACCAAGACCCAGCGTGATCTTGCACTGGCATATTCCCCTGGTGTAGCGGAACCATGCCTGGAAATTGCAGCAGTAAAAGAAAAAGTATATGACTATACAGCAAAAGGAAATCTCGTTGCCGTTATCACAAATGGCACTGCTGTGCTTGGCCTTGGCGATATAGGCCCCGAAGCTTCGAAGCCGGTGATGGAAGGTAAAGGCATTCTCTTTAAAATCTTTGCAGATATTGACGTGTTTGATATCGAATTAAATACTAAAGACATCGATGAGTTTGTGGATGTGGTAAAAGCTTTAGAGCCAACATTTGGGGGCATTAATCTGGAAGACATAAAATCTCCTGATTGCTTTGAGATCGAATACCGGCTGCGAAAAGAGATGAACATTCCTGTTATGCATGATGATCAGCATGGTACTGCAATCATCTCAGCGGCCGCATTGCTTAATGCATTAGAGCTTGTAAAAAAGGACATCCAGAATATTAAGGTAGTAGTCTCCGGCGCAGGGGCCAGCGCTCTGTCCTGTGCGCAGCTTTATATGGACATGGGCGTACAAAGTGAAAATATAGTCATGCTCGACCGCTCAGGGATCATTCGTGTAGATCGTGAAAACCTTGACGACTACAAGAAGCCCTTCGCTACCCATAGAAATATTAATACACTGGAAGAAGCTCTTCAAGATGCCGATGTATTTCTCGGTCTTTCGAAAGGAAATATCGTATCTAAGGAAATGGTGAAAAAGATGGGAAAAAATCCTATCATTTTTGCATTGGCCAATCCTGATCCTGAAATACCTTATGATGATGCACTGGAAGCAAGACCAGATGCCATAATAGCTACAGGCCGCAGTGACTATCCAAACCAGGTAAATAATGCATTGGGGTTCCCATTTATTTTCCGGGGAGCACTGGATGTAAGGGCCAGTGAAATTAATGAAGAGATGAAGCTGGCAGCCGTTCGTGCGCTCGCCAACCTTGCTAAAAAGCCGGTTCCTGATATTGTAAACCTTGCCTATAATGAAAAAAGTATCTCTTTCGGGAAAGACTATATCATTCCGAAGCTCATTGATCCGCGCCTTCTTACTGAACTATCCCCTGCAGTTGCGAAAGCTGCCATCCATTCAGGTGTTGCCCGTCGCATAATCACAGATTGGGAAGAATACGCCAATGAATTGTCGAAGCGTTTAGGAACAGATGAATCCATTTTAAGGGTAATGGTAAATAAAGCTAAGCGGGATCCGAAGAGAGTAGTTTTTGCTGAGGCTGATACCTATAAGATATGTAAGGCGGCTCAGATAGTGCGGGATGAAGGAATCGCCCGGCCGATTCTGCTGGGCTCAAAGAAAAAGATTAAAGAGATCATCGAACAAAACAAGCTTGATCTGCAGGATTTGCCTATTATTGATCCACGCGATCCGGAACTGGAAAATGTGCGTACGGAGTACGGTAATTACTTATTTGAAAAAAGAAAACGCAAAGGACTTACTTGTTATGAATCAAAAAAATTGATGGTAGAGCGTAATTATTTTGGGGCTATGATGGTGTTGAACGGTGAAGCAGATGCGCTGATTTCAGGTCTGACAAGAAATTATGCACAAACCATCCGGCCCGGCATTACAAATAATAGGGACGGAAGACGGAGTAGATAA
- a CDS encoding T9SS type A sorting domain-containing protein, protein MYAALDNGWVVLVQDSNFVIVGAFNNEVNSLTVYHHTLYAGGDFTVSYSFLDGDDVTVNHIAKFIDAGKWLPLGTGTTGSVDAMHEYRGDLVAAGRFYEAGDSNAKNIARWNGFNWYPMMKGISGEYVGALDTFENDLIVGGDFKKADTIKCDGIADWNGISWDTLKHLEIDFVNSILSLNNKLYVTGDITDGFQVWDGTTWSGIDWGGVGAIFASIYFQSHIYVGGDFSQLKDSLNGVAYLDYATPTQGVKSIQPFKIFPNPTNSFISISFNTSQQGYLAITDTYGRILKLFTLSPSSENKLVVVSDLACGVYLLTLQTAEERVSQKIVVER, encoded by the coding sequence ATGTACGCAGCCCTGGATAATGGATGGGTGGTATTGGTTCAGGACAGCAATTTCGTTATTGTTGGGGCTTTTAATAATGAAGTGAATAGCCTTACAGTCTATCATCACACATTATATGCAGGTGGTGATTTTACTGTTTCTTACAGTTTTTTAGATGGGGACGATGTTACGGTTAATCATATTGCCAAGTTTATCGATGCGGGTAAATGGCTACCGTTAGGAACGGGCACTACTGGCTCAGTGGATGCTATGCATGAATACAGGGGAGATTTAGTAGCCGCCGGAAGATTTTACGAAGCCGGAGATTCAAATGCAAAGAATATTGCACGCTGGAATGGATTTAATTGGTATCCCATGATGAAAGGTATCTCCGGGGAATATGTCGGTGCATTGGACACTTTCGAAAATGATCTTATAGTTGGTGGTGATTTCAAAAAAGCTGATACGATTAAGTGCGATGGAATTGCGGATTGGAATGGTATCTCCTGGGATACATTAAAACATTTGGAAATTGATTTTGTGAATTCGATATTAAGCTTGAATAACAAGTTATATGTGACAGGAGATATTACGGATGGATTTCAGGTTTGGGATGGAACTACGTGGTCTGGTATAGATTGGGGCGGTGTGGGAGCTATCTTTGCTTCTATCTATTTTCAATCGCATATATATGTAGGAGGAGATTTCTCTCAACTTAAGGATAGTTTAAATGGTGTTGCCTATTTAGATTACGCAACACCAACTCAGGGAGTAAAATCTATTCAACCATTTAAAATCTTTCCCAATCCCACCAATAGTTTTATCAGCATTAGCTTCAATACAAGTCAACAAGGCTACCTCGCGATCACTGATACTTATGGAAGAATATTAAAATTATTCACCCTTTCTCCATCTTCAGAAAATAAATTGGTAGTTGTCAGCGATCTAGCATGCGGAGTTTATTTATTAACCTTGCAAACAGCAGAAGAAAGAGTGAGTCAAAAAATAGTAGTGGAAAGATGA